In Lacerta agilis isolate rLacAgi1 chromosome 1, rLacAgi1.pri, whole genome shotgun sequence, the following proteins share a genomic window:
- the LOC117042407 gene encoding disintegrin and metalloproteinase domain-containing protein 20-like gives MMENTVNVIGLNAFMAAFYANADKFSNCSYNEYCKLRNNQCLFIPPDTDKMFKFAYCGNKVMGDGEQCDCGSPEHCKLDPCCQSNCRLSPGATCASGQCCAKCQYLPAQSLCRDRSSPCDLPEYCNGTSEWCPEDVYVQDGTPCSDGVYCYNGNCTTHSGQCKMIFGNKATSASRACFSHMNAQGDRFGNCGLRHGNYKKCSAKNIRCGQIHCENIDVLPSLKEHSSIIQTKIGNKMCWNTDYHSGLEIPDIGAVRDGTPCGKNMMCINGECKSMSLLRNDCNVTKCHYRGICNNYQHCHCVSGWAPPPDCLNKGIGGSIDSGPAPWGYFWNRSASMFTSCWYSTSISPSEHYQCSGMMGPRLHILDLAQEREKILLF, from the coding sequence ATGATGGAGAATACTGTAAATGTGATCGGCCTGAATGCATTTATGGCTGCATTTTACGCAAACGCTGATAAGTTTAGCAATTGCAGTTACAATGAGTACTGCAAGCTAAGGAACAATCAATGTTTATTCATTCCACCAGACACTGATAAAAtgtttaaatttgcatactgtgGCAACAAGGTAATGGGAGATGGAGAGCAATGTGACTGTGGTTCTCCAGAACATTGCAAGTTGGATCCATGTTGCCAATCTAATTGTAGGTTGAGTCCAGGTGCCACTTGTGCTTCTGGACAGTGTTGTGCTAAGTGTCAGTATCTTCCAGCTCAATCTCTCTGCAGAGATAGGAGTAGCCCCTGTGACCTCCCTGAGTACTGCAATGGAACTTCAGAGTGGTGTCCTGAAGATGTTTATGTACAAGATGGCACCCCGTGTAGTGATGGTGTATACTGTTATAATGGGAATTGCACAACTCACAGTGGGCAGTGTAAAATGATATTTGGCAACAAAGCAACCAGTGCTTCACGGGCTTGCTTCAGTCATATGAATGCTCAAGGTGATCGTTTTGGCAACTGTGGCCTTAGACATGGAAATTATAAGAAATGCAGTGCTAAGAATATTCGGTGTGGCCAAATCCATTGTGAAAATATTGATGTATTGCCCTCTTTGAAGGAAcacagcagcataattcaaacaaaaattggAAACAAGATGTGTTGGAATACAGACTATCACAGTGGACTGGAGATACCTGATATTGGAGCAGTGAGAGATGGCACCCCTTGTGGCAAGAACATGATGTGTATTAATGGGGAGTGCAAGAGTATGTCCCTCTTGAGGAATGATTGTAATGTCACAAAGTGTCATTATAGGGGAATATGCAACAACTACCAACATTGTCATTGTGTTTCTGGCTGGGCCCCCCCTCCTGACTGTCTAAACAAAGGTATTGGTGGCAGCATTGACAGTGGACCCGCTCCATGGGGGTACTTTTGGAATCGTAGTGCCAGCATGTTTACATCTTGTTGGTATTCAACTTCTATTAGCCCCAGTGAGCActaccagtgttcagggatgatgggcccGAGGCTCCACATCCTTGATCTAgcccaggagagagaaaaaattctCCTCTTTTAA
- the LOC117045506 gene encoding disintegrin and metalloproteinase domain-containing protein 20-like has translation MVSQTTTFSSFCSALNWEAFGAGIRSQSRMLWRLLSQSEKITNHHTWQLVLISLNILSETAGQKPPQGFMYASYEVTIPRKLVPRYGQERHDVTYLLQIEGKGHVVHLKQKRSFVPKQFPVFTYSKEGDLRVDYPFIRDDCFYRGFVQDQPSSWVTLSTCSGGLRGLLHLENDTYEIQPVQRSATSQHVMYRLEEIEGATRMTCGLTEEEQRHHEAMIQKPKNIVAKGAPEGGWWTHTRYAEVAIVVDYERYVRIDKNETVAAMGVLDVIHVANSLYEPLGVVVTLVGLEIWSEKNLIVIDNNIKTLLSNFNDWRTNTLNKHLENDAAHLFVYKSFGRTRGLSYLGTICWTDRACGVESYVGYSLSDFSNTFTHELGHNLGMQHDSKYCTCERSKCIMAAAQANTDKFSNCSYQNYFELRNTPCLLIPPEPDKMYKLKHCGNKVVEDGEQCDCGSPDQCKLDPCCQSNCMLRPGATCAFGRCCAECQYLPAHYVCRQEVSSCDLPEYCNGTSEWCPEDVYVQDGSPCSDGVYCYHGNCTTHSEQCKMIFGMEATAASKACFNKLNGRGDRFGNCGLRHGTYKKCNTTNLLCGRIQCDNIDELPSLEQHNTIIQTQSGDIQCWGTDYHSGMEILDIGAVRDGTPCGTDMMCINRQCKSVTLLNYDCNFKKCHYRGICNTYKHCHCDYGWAPPYCQKKGYGGSIDSGPPPPQNIFSPNSSTAAITGVIIFVFCVLVLGIYFRKHLREMIVRLRERKHGQDIQKEESPD, from the coding sequence ATGGTCTCACAAACAACAACCTTCTCATCTTTCTGCTCTGCTCTCAACTGGGAAGCTTTTGGGGCTGGGATAAGAAGCCAAAGCAGGATGCTCTGGAGGTTGCTTTCCCAGTCAGAGAAAATAACTAACCACCACACATGGCAACTGGTGCTGATCTCGTTGAATATTTTAAGTGAGACTGCAGGTCAGAAACCACCACAAGGCTTTATGTATGCCTCTTACGAGGTTACCATCCCAAGAAAACTAGTCCCTAGGTATGGACAAGAACGTCATGATGTCACCTACCTACTGCAGATTGAGGGGAAAGGCCATGTAGTGCATCTCAAGCAGAAGAGGAGCTTTGTCCCTAAACAGTTCCCTGTCTTCACTTACAGTAAGGAGGGAGACCTCCGGGTGGACTATCCTTTCATCAGAGATGACTGCTTCTACCGTGGCTTTGTACAAGACCAGCCTTCCTCATGGGTCACCCTCAGCACTTGTTCAGGGGGCCTTAGGGGTCTGCTGCATTTAGAAAATGACACCTATGAAATTCAGCCTGTGCAGAGATCTGCTACTTCTCAACATGTGATGTATCGGTTGGAAGAAATAGAGGGTGCCACACGCATGACTTGTGGGTTAACAGAAGAAGAGCAAAGGCATCATGAGGCCATGATCCAAAAACCAAAGAATATAGTGGCTAAGGGTGCTCCAGAAGGAGGTTGGTGGACACACACCCGTTATGCAGAGGTTGCAATTGTTGTGGATTACGAAAGATATGTGAGAATTGATAAAAATGAAACTGTTGCTGCTATGGGAGTTCTAGATGTTATTCATGTTGCTAATTCATTATATGAGCCACTTGGTGTCGTTGTGACTCTTGTTGGATTGGAGATTTGGTCAGAAAAGAACCTCATTGTGATTGATAACAACATTAAAACCCTGCTTTCCAATTTCAATGACTGGAGAACAAACACCCTAAATAAACATCTAGAGAATGATGCTGCTCATTTATTTGTATATAAGAGTTTTGGACGTACACGAGGATTATCATATTTAGGAACAATCTGTTGGACTGATCGGGCATGTGGTGTTGAATCATATGTTGGCTATAGTTTGTCTGATTTTTCTAATACATTTACTCATGAATTAGGGCATAACCTTGGCATGCAACATGATTCAAAATACTGTACTTGTGAACGAAGTAAGTGCATTATGGCTGCAGCTCAGGCAAACACTGATAAGTTTAGCAACTGCAGTTATCAGAATTATTTTGAGCTAAGGAACACTCCATGTTTGTTAATTCCGCCAGAGCCTGATAAAATGTATAAACTCAAGCACTGTGGTAACAAAGTAGTGGAAGATGGAGAGCAATGTGACTGTGGTTCACCAGATCAATGCAAGTTGGATCCATGTTGCCAGTCTAATTGCATGCTGCGCCCAGGTGCCACTTGTGCTTTTGGACGGTGTTGTGCTGAGTGTCAGTATCTTCCAGCTCATTATGTCTGCAGACAAGAGGTTAGCAGCTGTGATCTTCCCGAGTACTGCAATGGGACTTCAGAATGGTGTCCTGAAGATGTTTATGTACAAGATGGCTCCCCGTGTAGTGATGGTGTATACTGCTATCATGGAAACTGCACAACTCACAGTGAGCAGTGCAAAATGATCTTTGGCATGGAAGCAACAGCTGCTTCAAAGGCTTGCTTCAATAAACTGAATGGTCGAGGGGATCGCTTTGGCAACTGCGGCCTTAGACATGGAACTTATAAGAAATGTAATACTACGAATCTCCTGTGTGGTCGAATCCAGTGTGATAATATTGATGAATTACCTTCTTTAGAGCAGCACAACACTATAATTCAAACACAGTCTGGAGATATACAATGCTGGGGTACTGACTACCACAGTGGGATGGAAATACTCGATATTGGCGCAGTGAGAGATGGGACTCCTTGTGGCACTGACATGATGTGCATTAATAGGCAGTGCAAGAGTGTAACCCTCTTGAACTATGATTGTAATTTCAAAAAGTGCCACTATAGGGGTATATGCAACACTTACAAACACTGTCATTGTGATTATGGCTGGGCTCCTCCTTACTGTCAAAAAAAAGGCTATGGTGGCAGCATTGATAGTGGACCTCCTCCACCACAGAATATTTTTAGCCCTAATTCCAGCACAGCAGCAATTACAGGAGTAattatatttgttttttgtgttcttGTTCTGGGCATTTATTTCAGGAAGCACTTGAGAGAAATGATTGTTAGATTGAGAGAAAGAAAGCATGGGCAAGATAttcaaaaagaagaaagtccAGACTAA